The Bacteroidota bacterium region ATAGAAAGTGATTTGCTTTTAAGACTATCGGTTTCCATAATTGCAGACACTTTTCCTAACTGGTTATATGTAAGGTCGTGCCTGGGTGGCCTATATCCTGTAGCTGCAGCCAACTTATCAATACAATGTTTGGAGGTTTCGTTATAAATATAGGTCCCGACATCCGATTTATTGTCAATACGGTCGTTTACACCGCTTTTATATGTCATATGCAATGTTTCTGTATTTCCTACTGATACCGTAGATAAGCGATTTACATTATCGTATGTAAAATTTTCCTGGAAACCATTCATCGTTGAACCATCAAACATATATTCCTTCCTGTAATCCAGTTGTTGCTTATTGTTAAACTGGTAATTAAAATCAACCACATTATCGGCAAAAATTCTATTAAGCCTATTTTCCCCATCATATCCATAAATTGTTGATTTACCGTTTCCCAATGTAACTTTTGTAATTTGGCCAAGGTCATTGACGTCAGAATTATTTAGCGACCAAATATTGATACCATCTTTTGTAATGGAGATAAGATCATTGCTTATATCATTGTAGCCATAAGTCAAACTCATATTATTGGGATAGGTAAGTTTGCTTACCCTGCTTTTATTATCATATTCGTATGTAAAAGTAAATTTATCATTTCCTTTGCTACGGGTTTTCTCGATGATCCTGTCAAAGCTATCATATTTATATAACATTCCTCCATTTGAATTATTAACTCCTGATAATAATCCTATTGTCCCCGGGGCATCATATGTATAGTTGGTAATAAGATTCCCAATAGTTTTTGTTTTTACACGTCCTATACTGTCATAAACTATTGTGGTTTGATTATTTAAAGCATCTGTCTGTGATGATAGTTCCCCATAAATGTTATAATCGTAACTGGTAGTTCCGGCATCAGGATCTGTTAAAGTTTTCTGTAAACCGGTTTCATCAAAATAAGTAATTGTTTCAGCTCCTGAACCTCCATTGGGTTGTATACTCCTAGGGTTGGAATTTTTATAATACAGATAACTGATACTTCCCCCCGGGTCGGTTGTCGAAGTTAATAATCCTGCTGCGTCATATGTTTCTGTATAGGTTTCCCCGGTACTATAATGAGTTGTCGTTTTTCTGTCTATATCATCGGAATAACTGATAGTATCCGTAACTGCATCCGGTAAAGTTTGTTCAGTCAATCGACCATAGCCATCATACAAGTTGGTGGTTGTTTTAGTCGCACTTCCTGATGGCGGATATGGGTCGGAAAAAATCCAGCTCTGACCTAATGAATTATATTTACAATCAGAATAGGTAACTTTCCCATTAAAACCGGATACGGCTTCTCTTAGCAAATGTCCTACTGCATCGAAATATTCGGCACTGATAAAATGGTTGTCTTCATCAACCGATGACACATAATAAAGAGCATTGTCCGGTTTATAAGAGGTAAAATTACCATTATCTGCCCAATTTATTAATGAAACTATTTTAGTTGCATCTGAAAAGGTCGTACTTGTAAGACCATCCCAATCATCAAATGTAAATGTGGTTGGTAAACGGTTCAAATCCCATTTTACCAATGGATTTCCCCAATTATCGTAAGAGGTCTCCGTATAATGATTCAAAGAATTAAATTGCTTTTTTATAAATCTTTTATCATCGGTATATACTGCCGAATCTCTACGGTCACCAACAGTTGTAGAGATAACATTTCCTACTTCGTCATAAGTTAATTCTGTAGAAACGGCTTTTGTGGTTCCAGAAAAATCTGTTTTCTTTTTTACCGTACCGTTATCATTATACTCAAATGCTGTAGTAATAGAGAATTTACCATCCGTATCTTTGTGCGTTTGTTCGGTTACCACATTATCCGGTGCATTAGGGTAAGGGTTCAAATTATTTTTTAACCTTTGGGCATACCCATTGTAAATATTTTTCTTGGAAGCTACAATTTTATTACTGGTAGGATTTGTGTAATCAGTATAGTCAATTTCATTTGAAAGAATATTCCCGTTATTATCATAAGAAACAATAGAAGTAGTTGTGATTTTTTTCAGATAATCGGTTTGAGTTGAGATGCTGGGATATATAAATACATGCTTCAGCCCGTTAGGGAAAGCAGTCAATGAATAGGAAGAGAGTGGAGTATTTGAATCTGAAACAACTGTTGAACCAACAATTGTCTTTGAATAAGTCGGAAAAGGTTGAATGTAATTTTTTGATCCTGATGATAAAGAAAACTCATAGTCTTGTTCAGAAGATGTATTCGTAAGGGAATCATATACCATAAATTTTCCAAAACCAAGAAATCCACGTTGTAAATCTTGAGTAGCATTAGCATATGAATATTTCTTTACAATATCCGATGATACGCCATTTGGAATTGTGACCTTTTTTACTAAATATGCAGAGTTTCTTAATAATGCTAATGGAAATATAGGATTTGAATTTGAGGAATAATTAATTCCAACTGCTGTTGTAATATATGAAATACGTGTATTTTGACCTAAACCATCGAATAAGGAAGTCACCATTCCCCCTCCAAAATTGGTATTGGGTGTAGAATATAACCGCCATCTCTGGGTCATATCTGTAGCACCATAACAGTCGTATCCAAAATTCATAAGATCAGGACGCCCATCTCCATTAAAATCACCAGAAACAAAAAGTTTAGCCTGTGCATCGTCCTCAGTATGCGATGTTGCAGTAGTTTTTGAAAGTGAAACATTATCCCCGGTAGATTGATACCAATAGGTATTGAAATAATTAAATATGCCCCAACTTTCTCCTGTAAAAGAATTATGACCAAATTCATAATCTGCATCAAAAACAATTAAATCAGATTTTCCATCATTATTAAAATCCGTAACAATACAATTATGAGTTGCATCATCTTTATCTGTATAATCTTCATTCTGAGCGGTGACTGATGGTAAAAGTTTTTGGTCAAAACCTAAATTCCCATTATTTAATAAAAGGTACCAATTTGGAGACTCATGCTGGTTAATGACGAAATCAACCAAGCCATCGCCGTTAAAATCACCCGTTTTTATGATGTCACAAGTACTGTTTAATATGCCATCTACTAAATCCCCAACTGTAAAAGTGTTATCCCCATTATTTAAATAAATGATGTATTCATTATCAGTTAAAACCATAATATCATTTAATCCATCTGCATTAAAATCTGCAATAAAAATATTTTTAGGAGCATTTGTCGTAGAAACATTAAAGTTAATCCAATTATTATCCCAATTTGTCGAACCAAACCTTATTTTCCCAGGATAATTCATACTTGACGATTGACTATCTTCAATATATATAATATCATCTATTCCATCATTATTCAGATCTCCAATAGCATAAATTGGAAGTTTATCAGTACTGGATAGTAATTTTTGTGCAAAAACTGGAGTATTCTGATTATAATTAAGTACAAAAAAATCTATTTCATTCCAAGAATTAGTCTTATTAAAATATGGAACAATAATATCTGGAATATTATCACCATTCAAATTCTGAACACAAGACGTTGAAGAATAGCATTTAAAATCATCCCAAACTAAATTAGGTATATATTCATAGTTTGGTCCAAGCGAAAAAGATGTGATTCCTTCAGGAGAAATAGAGGCATAAAAAATTTGTACGACATTAACTTGAGACCAACTTTCTCCCCCATTATAATAAGAATAATGTTTATAAGGGAAAAAACTTATTAAATCAGTTAGTCCATCACCATTAACATCTCCAGTTGTCCAGTTCCTTTGTGAAAAATTAACTTGATTATAATAAGAATCTTCCGGTAATAAAGGATTGTTTAGAGTTACTTTGTCAGAATTATAATCTCCCCATTTCAAATAAGTAGGATTTAGTTTAGTTCCATTCCCATTGCTTTCGGTTATTTTAGAAAGTCTTGAAAAAGCATCTTGAGTATATTCAAAATTATAAGTGCGAAATACCTGGTTTCCAGTTTTTGTAACAATTTTATACAATTCCTGGTCAATTTGTCCTTTTAAAGGGAAATAATGGATATTAATGGGATCATTACGGATTTCATAGAAGAATTCTAAAGAGCTGGAAGTACCTACTCCGGATTTATTGGTACCGTAAGAGATTTTTTTCAGATAAGTTACTAATCCTTTTTGCTCATAGGTATAACTAATAGTATTTCCAGACACATCCACCACAGAGTCTAAGTACCAAGCCAATATGGCATTTGTCCCATTTGCACTATAAAGTGTACGTCCATTGGGACTTCCATATACATATTTTGTCCCATTTTTAGTATAAACTTCAAACCAGTTAGGACTATTTTTTCCGTATATTCCTTTAGATATAATATGTGAAAATGTCTCGTTTTCAGTACGATAAGTTGATTCATCTGCACCGTAAATCCCAGTATTAGGAACAAGCCTGTTTCCATCCAAAATAAAGCGGTCTGTAGTATCAATGGCTAAACCGCTAACCCGATTATCACTATATAGATTTTTAGGAACGCGGGTTATTGCAGAAAGTCCTGATAGATTACATCCCCATCCCAACAGTCCATTTCCTGTTTGACTATTATAAATAACGGAAATTTTAGGCTCTAGATTATTTAATCCTTTAGGTACAGATATAGGTATTTCGTAAGTAGCAGCTCCTGTAGGAGTAACATTAAAAAAACCGGTAAGTGTTCCGAAAGGCAAATTGGTATCAACTTTTCGGGTCGAAAGGTCAGGAGTGTTTGTTAAATAATTGGCAGGTAAATCTAAACTTTCATCAACGCTTGCATTAAATGCAGGATTAGAACTGGAAGCATAGCCATTTAAGGAACAATAAAACCCTGCTTTTAAAATAATACTATCCCTGGCATTTAAATTTACACAAGGAGACAACACAGAAGAATCCTTGGTTATTGTGACACCTACTTCATTTGTACATTGAGCTTGTACAAAAACAATATTTATTAAAAAAATGCTGATAATAAACAGTAAGTAAAGAAAACTTTTTTTCATTTGTTTGTTTTTTTATGCTTTAAAAGTCTGATTACTCAAACTTTTAAAAATCAATGTCTCTATTCTTTTATAATTTTCCATGTACTTATTTTATTTCCTAGTATAATTTTTAATATATAATCACCCGCCTGATAATTAGATAAATCAAGTGACATGTTACTGTTAACTGTTTTTTGAGAGATTAGAATTTTCCCTGAAATATTGAAAAGATATAAAGCTGAATTCTTTTCTTTATCATAACCTTGAATTTCCACTGTTAAATTTCCTTTTGTAGGGTTAGGATAAATAAGAATTTTTTGTTGACCCAATTTTTCTTCGAACATTTGTTTTTTTGTATTACTGGTATCAGTTTTAGCGACTAATGCAGATTTCTTTTTGGGAAGGGTTATTGTGCGTAAAACACGATTTCCAGCATTATCATACATATAAGATATGGTATCGCAATCATAATTTATTTTTGTTCGTGCATTGATATGATTAATATCAAACAATGAATATATTATGGGGAAAAAAATTAATATAGGTATAAAAGTTTTCATATGTAAAAGATATAAGTTAGCATTCAGTTTGTAATTCGATTTTGAAAACTATTCTATGGTTCTGTAAATATTTATGTTATTTTTATATTATCAATTAATAAAGTGAATATTACAGTTATATTATTTTATATTAAATATCACTAGTGTCCACAAAACTTAATAATTAACTTTTATAACAAACAGATAATATGCAGATTTCATTAGTAAATGCCATGTCCACGATTTGAATTTTTATTTCGCAATTATGAACAAAACATAAAACTTAACTCATTTATAATAAACATATTTGTAAATCAAAATTAATACTTTTGAATTTTAAGTGGACACTAATGATTAAATATACATGTTAAAATTATGAAATATTTTAACTTTTAATTAATTTTTCTTTATAAATTTAATGTTAAAATTAATATTTTATATATTTAACATAAATAACTCATTAATAATGATATAATAAAATTATAAAATGAAAAAAACAGTTTTAATAACAGTATTAGTAAGTTTCTTTATTAATTCTTTTGCCCAATTAAAAGTTAGTTCAAGTAATAATGTAGGTATAGGGGATGTCTCTGATCCCGGTATATATAGATTATGGGTACAAAACGGAAATGCCCGCTTAATGTTTGGAGCTAATACAAATGGTACGGGAGCTAACTTATTCAGATTGTGGAATAATGTAGGATCAGCATTGAGTATTAATTCATATAATAATTTGTATTCATCTTTTATTACAGATATTGGAGCGAATTATGCAGTAAACGGAGTAAATGGTTATACCCAATATTGCATCGTAGGTTCAAAGTATGCACCCATGATTCGTCTTAACGCAGATGAAGGGTCAATATCATTATTCGGTGAAAATGGTCCTACGACTAGTTCAAGCAATCGTAGTCTATACCACTGCCTCGGGGTTTATATAGCTTCTAATGGCAATGTAGGAATTGGAAACTATTCTCCATCAAGTGCACTTGATGTAAACGGGGATATTTACATATATGGATCTCTTGCAATAAGTTCAGATTCCAGACTTAAAGAAGACATTACAACCATTACTTCTTCTTTAAAAAACATTTCAAGTTTACGGCCGGTAAAATATAAATTAAAACAGGAAATAAATGAACCCACTTCCTTATTAGCTTCAAATAATCTTTCAGATTCTGCCAGAATGTCTTTGTCCAATATTAAGCAAAATACAGATACCGCTATTTTTAACCGCTATCATAATGGTTTCATCGCTCAAGAAATTCAAAAAATATATCCGGAACTGGTATATACAAATAAGAAAGGGATATTAAGTGTTGATTATATCGGTTTAATACCAATATTAACGAATGCTTTAAATGAACAGGAAACATTAATCGAAAAACAGTCTGCAACCATTAAAAGTCAGAATGATGACATAGCCCTAATTAAATCTCAGTTGGTTGAAATAGAGAAACTGTTAGTAAAACAAAAAAATTAATGATAAGTATTTACTATTGACGAAAGAACCGGCGCAGCATATTAGATGCTTATATCTTTAGAACGCTTCTATCCGATGTCCGGGTGATAACAGAGACCTGGATGACGGATTATAATGAAAATAGACCTAAATATTCATTGGGAGACATGTCTCCCAATGAATAAGACTGAAATAAATATTACTAATTTAGCAGTCTAATTAATGACGGCCCTAAAAAGGGGAAGCTGACATCCGATCCGGTATATGACAGGTTTAAAATTAATTTTGAACCAAAAAATCGCTTTCAGCTAGAATTTCATGGAAATTTCTCTGTACTTCCGAAGATGTGACGGAATTTAAAATTTTCATGGGCATTTCAATTTCATCGTACATTTTGTACCGGGCATTAAATGTTTTGTGGTTGGCATCAGCAAATACTCCATAGAACTCGCCGGCTTCCAATTGTTGAAATACCTGCGGGGGATAGATGTCTACCTCCCTTGGAGATCGGGTGGACGAACTGATAAAAAGATCCCCTTGCCGAATTGACTTGCTTGAAAATTCCTTGAACTCCTTACCAAACATTTTACTGTAACGTTCGGCCGTTTGAGGATCCCTCACCAAACCGTACATTTGATTGGCCAGGTTGGCCAATATCTTATCCCTTCCGATCCGTCCGTAAGTCCCCTCCCCTTGCACCATATCCTGGCAAATAAAAAAAGTGATGATTTTATTTTCCCTTGCAGTAGCCGGGATATTATCAAAATTAGGAATCTTTATTGTAGTTCCTTCATCAAGCATCACAATGCTGGGGCTTTTGCCTTCCTGGTTCATCTGCTTTAAAGCCATATTAATGGTCAGGGCAATAACGGGAGAAAAAACATCTTCCAGAACCTGATAATTTGAGATGCACAACAGTTTGGGCTCCTGTGGATTATTGAGGTCAAGGCTAAAATCATTCCCGGAAAGCACGTAAAACAACTCTGGCAGTGCCAGTTTTCTCATCCCGCTGGACATACTGGCCGCCACACCGGCCATCTGCTTTTCTGAAACGGCACTTTGCAAAAATGGAGCGGCAATAAGGGAAGCTTGTTTATTTTTGGATACAAAATCATATACTTTGCATATATCCTTATTTAAAGAAATAGCTACAGCATAAGGTAAAGAACATTGCTCAGGAAAATCTTCCTTTAGTCTCCACAGGATGCCGGCAAGACCAGATTCAGCGGCATCAATAAAAAAGGGGTCTTTGGATTCTTCAGAACCCTTAACAAGGTTTCTAATCAAGGTAGAAGCAGCTTGAGATGCGTAAGCAGGATTTTCAAGCATTTCTGGAGCTACCGGATTAACCCTTTCCGAATACTTTAAATCAAAGAAATTTACAAAATGTAACTTAACCGAAGAATTGTATTTTTTATACATCGTTAAAGCACAGCAGGTCAGATCAAACTTTTTATAGTCGTATATCGCCCCACAGACATTTAAGCGGGCACAATTTTCAATGGTGGGCTTGGTTATACTTTTGGTTTTCCCGGAACCGGCCCCCCCAAAAACACCAAAGCCCCTAAATGGGTTTTCAATGATTAATTTCCCTTGATCGGTATGATATATAAATTTAAAATCATCCGCTTCAATTTTTTTGTCAGAAATAAAATGTAAAAAAATGGCCAGGGCCAACGGAGGCAAAACATAGATGGCCAAAAATAAAAACAACCGAAAATTCCAGATTTTATTTAGGAATAAGCCAAAAAACAGAATGATTAAGGATATTGATATAATTCGTATTGGAATTTTGCGGAGCTTAATAATGAGATAAAATATACCGGTGAGTATTAAGTCAGCAAATAAAATAAAAAGTTTAGTCTGTAAGGTCATAATATTTAAATTATAAAATATACATAAACTAAGTTAGCTACATATAATATAAATGTAATAGATATTATTTATTTAATTTATATTATATATAATATATTACTTATATATGATCTATTAATAATGAATACTATATATTTTATACATAATATTTAAAATATAAATATTATATCTACTATTAAAACATTTATAATATAAATCATATAATACATAATTATCAAATATATAATATAATAATTAAATTAATTAATAAACATATTTAATTTAGTAATCCTATTTATGTTATGTATTATATAAACAATATTCATAATACAAATACACTTATTAATATTAATACTATTTATACAATATTAAATATATATATATTATTTATTTTATATTTACTATAAATATTATTTATAATATGTTCACTATAATCATTATTTATAATATTAATACTATATTAAATATATATACGAATTATAATATTTTAATTAGTTAATTTAGTTAAATTATTTATAATATATAAAATATATGAATTATACCTAATATTCATAATACGCCAGCTATTCAACACAATTAAAATAGCACATTACATTTCAAGTCCCTGGGAACCTTTTACCAACTCTTTTGAAATTTTTACCGGATTTCCAGCAATAATATTTTTTACCCACTGTACCAGTTGAATGGTGGGTGGCTGATGGTTAAATTCTTCATTTTTTAAATCCCCTACCCCCATGATATCTATTGATGAGTTTCCAATTTTGTAAAGACTGCCTTCTTTTATCCCTTTTGCCAGATTAATCAGGGATTGTGTTTCTATATCCTTGGTCTGCTCATGAAAGTTAGCCAAGTTTTTCAAATAACTTTCATATTGTACATGGGATAAATGCAAGATATGTTTGTCTACTTTATGACTTAAATAAAAATCCTCTATGCTTCTGGAATATTTGTACTTTATATCAAAAAGTGTCTCACATTCAAGCATATATTTATCCCGGTTAAAACCGACCTTTACCGATTTCCCGTTAAGTTTGTGTTTATTACTTTCTCCTTTTGAATTAGCCAGAGGGCTTATACTTTTTGACATGGACCGATCCTTCCGCGAAACTATGATATGGCAATGGGTTTGTAAACCTGGTTTAGGTTCCCCTTCCTTTGCATTATGTTCTTTTACCTGTTTGTCAGTATACTTATATTCTCTGATTTTTTCTACTTTTGCAAAGTAAAGGATATCCTCTCTACATAAATCTTTATTAAAACCTTGGGCGTAGAATTCCATGCAATCATTGACATAATCCTTGAAAAGTTGATTGTATTTCTCTTTTTCAGAAGGGGACATTTGGGCTAAATCATTAATTTTCTTACTTGTTGCCTTAAACGCCAAATAACTTAGCTCTTTTTTTGAGGGATTTATGCTGAGCATAAAAAACCTTGCTTCTTTTTTGTGCAGTCCCTTAACGTTTTGATCAATACTGCTGATTACCTGAAAATCAGAAAAATCTTTGCCTTGAGAATTAAAGAAATTTTCCTGATCAAGTAATTCTTTGCCCTCATTTTCTTTGGATAAATATTTCACCAATTCGCAGCAACTCCGGGTGTTTCCCCCGATATAATTTTTCGTGGAATGAATCTTAATATACATTACATATTAAGTTTTAAACGTTCGAATTCTGCTTTATAATTATTGATAACCGATTCATCAAAACTCACCCCTCGGCCAACCAATTTTTTCCCAGTTTTTAAAAAATCTCTGAATAGATCTTTACTATACTTAATTACAATTTCGGCTTTTTCTTTCAGATTTTCAAGTTCTTCACTATAATTTTTATCTCCCTCCGGACTGGGCTGGTTTTCTTTGCTTCCTCCAGTTTGTAAATGTTGGGAACCTATGCTTCCTGAATGGATTAAGGATTCTAATCGGATTAAATCCTTTTTGGTAATGGCTTCATGCTCAAAATAACTTTGTATTTTTTCATTATTTAACGTAACCTGCTGTACAAGTGGCTTTAAAATCCCTTTTTCTTGTTCCTTGATAAAAGAAACGGTTGTTTCCCTTAATTTTGAAACATCATTCTTGAGTTGTGAAAATTGTTTATCAAAACTATTGGCATTCAGTTCTCTTGGGTCTATGCCCAAAGTGTCAAAGTAGGAGATCATATTTTCTACTAAGGAACCTTTGGATTTCCAATTTAATTTTTTTTTCAGTTCTTCCAGCTTATCATCATAAACTTCGCTGATAGCAACGGTTTTATAGGACATAGCGCGATTATTTAATGGTAATACAACAATATTAATTGATTTAAAGATATTTACTTATATAATTCTAATTACTTATAACTTATTTTATAACAAATATATCTTATTTTTAATTATATACAATTAAAGTAATAAATAATATTATAATATATTATAACTTTCATTATTTATTTTACTGGTTTAAAGGTTTATAATATTTTGTCAATCACACTTTGTGTGATTTCGTCTTGCTTTACTATAAACCTTTTTCAAAGCATTTCTATGCAACTGTATGAAATTTCATTTTATTGGAGATTATAAAAGCATTGTATGAATATTCGATTCTTAATAATTTGAAGTTGTATTAAAAATAAAGGAAATAAGTAATGGATCCCTGAAAACATAGGTAATATAATTAAATGAAAATGTGCAAAATAAATTGAATTGGGAGATTTTGGTAAATCAAAATTGAATGTGCTTCTATTTTTTATTTTGTCGAAGCTTGATCACCTGGAATTAAAGGATAATTAGGAGATTTTGGTAAGTCATCAAAGGATTAATCAACGTTTAAAGGTTTATAATAATCACTTAATGTGCAATATAGATTATATTGGGTGGTTTTGGTAATCAAAAACGCAAAAGTTACGGTTTAGTGGCAATACGATAAAACAATTTAAAACTGAATTGGGAGGAAAAGGTAACTAATTAAAAGTACTTTTTAGTATATTGAATTTCAATACAATGGAGTTTGATATATACTTTAAATTGGGAGGATTTGGTAACAAAAAATAGAATCTTTATTTTTTTGAACTATACACTTTGCAGGATGATCAGCAAAGGCATTAGGAGAAAAAGGTAATTAGTGTGATTGCTTTTTAAATTTTAAATAAAAATTAATAGACAGCTATTCAGATATATGATTGGAATTAGGAGAAATAGGTAAGTAAGAAAAAAA contains the following coding sequences:
- a CDS encoding FG-GAP-like repeat-containing protein, with amino-acid sequence MKKSFLYLLFIISIFLINIVFVQAQCTNEVGVTITKDSSVLSPCVNLNARDSIILKAGFYCSLNGYASSSNPAFNASVDESLDLPANYLTNTPDLSTRKVDTNLPFGTLTGFFNVTPTGAATYEIPISVPKGLNNLEPKISVIYNSQTGNGLLGWGCNLSGLSAITRVPKNLYSDNRVSGLAIDTTDRFILDGNRLVPNTGIYGADESTYRTENETFSHIISKGIYGKNSPNWFEVYTKNGTKYVYGSPNGRTLYSANGTNAILAWYLDSVVDVSGNTISYTYEQKGLVTYLKKISYGTNKSGVGTSSSLEFFYEIRNDPINIHYFPLKGQIDQELYKIVTKTGNQVFRTYNFEYTQDAFSRLSKITESNGNGTKLNPTYLKWGDYNSDKVTLNNPLLPEDSYYNQVNFSQRNWTTGDVNGDGLTDLISFFPYKHYSYYNGGESWSQVNVVQIFYASISPEGITSFSLGPNYEYIPNLVWDDFKCYSSTSCVQNLNGDNIPDIIVPYFNKTNSWNEIDFFVLNYNQNTPVFAQKLLSSTDKLPIYAIGDLNNDGIDDIIYIEDSQSSSMNYPGKIRFGSTNWDNNWINFNVSTTNAPKNIFIADFNADGLNDIMVLTDNEYIIYLNNGDNTFTVGDLVDGILNSTCDIIKTGDFNGDGLVDFVINQHESPNWYLLLNNGNLGFDQKLLPSVTAQNEDYTDKDDATHNCIVTDFNNDGKSDLIVFDADYEFGHNSFTGESWGIFNYFNTYWYQSTGDNVSLSKTTATSHTEDDAQAKLFVSGDFNGDGRPDLMNFGYDCYGATDMTQRWRLYSTPNTNFGGGMVTSLFDGLGQNTRISYITTAVGINYSSNSNPIFPLALLRNSAYLVKKVTIPNGVSSDIVKKYSYANATQDLQRGFLGFGKFMVYDSLTNTSSEQDYEFSLSSGSKNYIQPFPTYSKTIVGSTVVSDSNTPLSSYSLTAFPNGLKHVFIYPSISTQTDYLKKITTTSIVSYDNNGNILSNEIDYTDYTNPTSNKIVASKKNIYNGYAQRLKNNLNPYPNAPDNVVTEQTHKDTDGKFSITTAFEYNDNGTVKKKTDFSGTTKAVSTELTYDEVGNVISTTVGDRRDSAVYTDDKRFIKKQFNSLNHYTETSYDNWGNPLVKWDLNRLPTTFTFDDWDGLTSTTFSDATKIVSLINWADNGNFTSYKPDNALYYVSSVDEDNHFISAEYFDAVGHLLREAVSGFNGKVTYSDCKYNSLGQSWIFSDPYPPSGSATKTTTNLYDGYGRLTEQTLPDAVTDTISYSDDIDRKTTTHYSTGETYTETYDAAGLLTSTTDPGGSISYLYYKNSNPRSIQPNGGSGAETITYFDETGLQKTLTDPDAGTTSYDYNIYGELSSQTDALNNQTTIVYDSIGRVKTKTIGNLITNYTYDAPGTIGLLSGVNNSNGGMLYKYDSFDRIIEKTRSKGNDKFTFTYEYDNKSRVSKLTYPNNMSLTYGYNDISNDLISITKDGINIWSLNNSDVNDLGQITKVTLGNGKSTIYGYDGENRLNRIFADNVVDFNYQFNNKQQLDYRKEYMFDGSTMNGFQENFTYDNVNRLSTVSVGNTETLHMTYKSGVNDRIDNKSDVGTYIYNETSKHCIDKLAAATGYRPPRHDLTYNQLGKVSAIMETDSLKSKSLSIDYGVDDQRFKTVYSQNDTTKYIWYYFDNYEKQIMENGAVRHLNYIFAGNSLIGIFEQKSDGDKIHYVYSDYLGSLKCITDNLGTNEQRLSFDVWGNRRNPYTGTKLTTAELENSISLTSRGYVGQEHLDNLGLINMNARIYDPSLGLFISPDNYMDDIGYSQAFNRYNYGLNNPLMYSDPNGNFPFLMVGILLIDAGAFMRSYGEINNNTTLYTVGNYAMLGGSLLSGYGFTSIGGTAAIFGNGMMSGFDNLIYGGSFEKGFVSGAAFSAALVGLNWSLGKEWLWNKWFGYEPHYKWISPNEAWHLNDLPRLTSNIYQSVNALGRYLFTDAKDILKLVPAGKMVNIEYNFSTNIPGNFNPSSNYTTNIDPGTIRGNSHKHDLCVSRIYDGDFDFSTKASPVEVRTPGNTVRKHIIGMGSEMGFGGIKDFRINHNHYSVTVENPVGGQGTETAIFHNLHVQAYSRYGQPLCTGTQFMASTQRPWYHKWLYGIK
- a CDS encoding T9SS type A sorting domain-containing protein produces the protein MKTFIPILIFFPIIYSLFDINHINARTKINYDCDTISYMYDNAGNRVLRTITLPKKKSALVAKTDTSNTKKQMFEEKLGQQKILIYPNPTKGNLTVEIQGYDKEKNSALYLFNISGKILISQKTVNSNMSLDLSNYQAGDYILKIILGNKISTWKIIKE
- a CDS encoding tail fiber domain-containing protein, translated to MKKTVLITVLVSFFINSFAQLKVSSSNNVGIGDVSDPGIYRLWVQNGNARLMFGANTNGTGANLFRLWNNVGSALSINSYNNLYSSFITDIGANYAVNGVNGYTQYCIVGSKYAPMIRLNADEGSISLFGENGPTTSSSNRSLYHCLGVYIASNGNVGIGNYSPSSALDVNGDIYIYGSLAISSDSRLKEDITTITSSLKNISSLRPVKYKLKQEINEPTSLLASNNLSDSARMSLSNIKQNTDTAIFNRYHNGFIAQEIQKIYPELVYTNKKGILSVDYIGLIPILTNALNEQETLIEKQSATIKSQNDDIALIKSQLVEIEKLLVKQKN
- a CDS encoding type IV secretory system conjugative DNA transfer family protein; the encoded protein is MFLFLAIYVLPPLALAIFLHFISDKKIEADDFKFIYHTDQGKLIIENPFRGFGVFGGAGSGKTKSITKPTIENCARLNVCGAIYDYKKFDLTCCALTMYKKYNSSVKLHFVNFFDLKYSERVNPVAPEMLENPAYASQAASTLIRNLVKGSEESKDPFFIDAAESGLAGILWRLKEDFPEQCSLPYAVAISLNKDICKVYDFVSKNKQASLIAAPFLQSAVSEKQMAGVAASMSSGMRKLALPELFYVLSGNDFSLDLNNPQEPKLLCISNYQVLEDVFSPVIALTINMALKQMNQEGKSPSIVMLDEGTTIKIPNFDNIPATARENKIITFFICQDMVQGEGTYGRIGRDKILANLANQMYGLVRDPQTAERYSKMFGKEFKEFSSKSIRQGDLFISSSTRSPREVDIYPPQVFQQLEAGEFYGVFADANHKTFNARYKMYDEIEMPMKILNSVTSSEVQRNFHEILAESDFLVQN
- a CDS encoding DUF5712 family protein; amino-acid sequence: MYIKIHSTKNYIGGNTRSCCELVKYLSKENEGKELLDQENFFNSQGKDFSDFQVISSIDQNVKGLHKKEARFFMLSINPSKKELSYLAFKATSKKINDLAQMSPSEKEKYNQLFKDYVNDCMEFYAQGFNKDLCREDILYFAKVEKIREYKYTDKQVKEHNAKEGEPKPGLQTHCHIIVSRKDRSMSKSISPLANSKGESNKHKLNGKSVKVGFNRDKYMLECETLFDIKYKYSRSIEDFYLSHKVDKHILHLSHVQYESYLKNLANFHEQTKDIETQSLINLAKGIKEGSLYKIGNSSIDIMGVGDLKNEEFNHQPPTIQLVQWVKNIIAGNPVKISKELVKGSQGLEM